The genomic region GATTGcgttttcaaagaaatctatCCTTGATCTCAAAttgagaattgaaaaggaaactaACCTGAAAGTGGCTGTCGTATATGGATCGTTACCTCCGGAGACAAGAGTGAAGCAGGCCAAGTTATTCAACAGTGGAGAGTACGATATTTTGGTGGCATCGGATGCCATCGGTATGGGACTAAACTTATCTATCAACAGAGTGGTATTTACTGCATCATATAAGTTCAACGGTGTAGAAGTGGTGCCTTTAACTTTCTCCAATATCAAACAGATAGGTGGTAGAGCCGGACGGTTCAAAGGGAAGAAAGCCGATGGTTCTTCGAAAGAATCTATCGGACACGTTACAGCAATTGACGAGGATATTCTGAGAGATGTCAGAAAAGGTATCAATGCGCCGATTCAATATCTAGAAAAAGCAGTTGTATGGCCAACAGATGAGTTGGTCAACGACTTGCTATCATATTATCCACCTGGAATGAAATTAACAGTgcttttgaataaattcaaaactGATATACTtaaatcttcaacaaaatccTTTGAATTATCTTATATCGACGATAAATCGAAAGTTGTTTCCACGTTTGAAGACATGCGTGGGCTCACGTTGAAGGATAAACTACGACTATCCAATGCCCCGGTCCGTATCAATCCCATGGTTatgaatattttcaaaaaattctGTGAAACCATTGCTGAGAGAAGAACCATGTCACTCTTGAACTATCCTCTACCGTTCCTAATGTTACACTCGAGACATATCAAAGATGAGAACGTCTCATTAGAGTTCTACGAAGAATTCCATCAACTCATCAACTTATACTGCTGGCTCCATATCAGATACCCGAACCTATTTGTAGACTACGAATCGGCCATCGACATAAAGAACCATTGTGAGATGATGATCTTCAAGAAGCTCGAATTCCTAAAGAAGAACCCCTACAAGAAGTTCAATAAAAGATCACAATCTAAGAACTCTTCTCCGAAAAACCGATATGCTACTAAGAAATCTTATAGATCCAATTCTTATTGAAATTGCATTGTGTCAGTTTCTCGTTTATACATGTATATTAGGAAATCTTGTAAATACTTCATAAAACACAATTTCATCCTCCGATGAGACACTGTTAAGCGAATAACACCCATCTAGTACCATAATTCGTTCTAATAACCCGGTTAGAAAGTCTTCAGCACACATGTTGCATCTCAAActctcatctcatctcatcgctcGTTCAAGATTTGGAGAGAAAGGCttccaaatctgaaaaaaaTTCGTTTAGAGTATAAAAGGTGATGGATCTCTACAccaaaaggaaataaaTGCAAACTTGAAACGTTCCAAATTAGTAGTGACTGAGCAACACGCAGGCGCCGTTATACTCTATTGTATTATAATAAATTAACCTAACGATGTCTGATAACGTATACAttgttgctgctgcaaGAACTCCAATTGGTTCTTTCCAAGGTTCTTTGTCCTCTAAGAACTGTGTCGATCTAGGTTCTGCTGCTGTCAAAGGTGCTTTAGCTCAAGTTCCAGAGATCGATCCAAGCACTGTCGAGGAAATCATCTTCGGTAACGTTATATCTGCTAATGTTGGTCAAGCACCAGCTAGACAAGTGGCATTAGCTGCTGGGTTGGGAAAACACATTGTCGCCAGTACTGTTAACAAGGTTTGTGCTTCTGGTATGAAAGCTATCATCTTGGGTGCTCAGGCCATTAAGACCGGTTCTGCCGATATTATTGTTGCTGGTGGTGCTGAATCAATGTCCAATGCCCCATACTACTTGTCGTCTCACCGTAGTGGTGCTAGATTTGGTGAAAGCAAAGTCATTGATGGTATTCAAAGAGATGGTTTGAACGATGCTTACGACGGTCAGGCCATGGGTGTTCATGCTGAGAAATGTGCCAGTGACTACGATTTCAGCAGAGAAGAACAAGACGATTTTGCCATTCAATCTTACCAAAAGGCCCAATTGGCTCAATCTCAAGGTAAGTTCGACAAGGAGATCGTTCCTATCACTATCAAAGGTTTCAGAGGGAAACCGGATACCCAGGTGAcgaaagatgaagaaccAAGTAAGTTGAacgttgaaaaattgagaTCTGCTAGAGCTGTGTTTGCCGCAAATGGTAAAGGTACTGTCACAGCACCAAACGCTTCTCCAATTAACGATGGTGGTGCTGCCGTGATCTTGGTttctgaaaagaaattgaaggaacTAAACTTGAAACCATTGGCTTTGATCAAGGGTTGGGGTGAAGCTGCTCATGAACCGGCTGATTTCACTTGGGCACCATCCTTGGCTGTTCCAAAAGCTTTGAAACATGCCGGCGTCCCAGATATTTCCTCTGTTGATTTCGTAGAATTGAACGAAGCCTTCTCAGTTGTTGGTTTGGTCAACACCAAGAAATTGGGCATTGATGCAGCTAAGGTTAACGTTTATGGTGGTGCCGTTGCTCTAGGTCATCCATTGGGTTGCTCTGGTGCTAGAGTCGTTGTCACCTTGGCTAACATTCTAAACCAAGAAAACGGTAAGATTGGTGTCGCCGGTATCTGTAAcggtggtggtggtgctTCTTCCATCGTTCTAGAAAGAGTTTAAGAAGTGGACtaagaacaagaaagaaaaaaatgttaTTACTCGCACCATATCAGATTCATTTGCTTTATTCAGTCAAAATTGCATTCTAACCCTAATTTAATTCAACCGTACTGATTTGAAAGCGTCAGCTTGTTTCAAACATCAATTTAAGTATGTAAGCTAATGCTAAGTCAAGAAAAGCTAAAGAAACCGCTGCTAAAAATTTGCAGTGGGAAATCATACATAATCAGTACGTAATACTCGAACCATCATATCCCTTTGCTGTTTTATTCACACTTTAAGTTCTCTTCCGttcattattatatttgaagatttaATAGCGATCTTTGCATATTTGAAGCTTTACATATCTCATATTTATGAAGTATTGTTTATAGGAGTCAAAAGGCAGCTAGAGATATGAGATAAGAGCAACTTCATAGCCAAGAATGAATGACCGTCCAACAATTTATGTGATAGGAGGAACGTGTGGTACAGGGAAGAGCACAATTGCTGAAAGGGTACATCAAAGACTTCATGAAAACAACCCTAAAATTGAATTCATCGAAGGTGACTTGCTACATCCAGCGGAAAACATCAGGAAGATGAGTCATGGAATTCCATTACACGATGATGATCGTTGGGGATGGCTAGAGAAGGTTTCTGATGATAGTTATAAGAAATCTGAAGAATGCGATACCTGCATTGTAACATGTTCAAGTCTCAAGAAAAGTTACAGAGATTACATTAGAAGCAAGCACCCTGAAGGAAGGTTCGTATTCTTCATGCTGTATGGGGCCAAGTCTGAAATCTTGAAGCGGATGCTGCAACGGGAATCACATTTCATGAAAGCAGATATGGTTGACTCTCAATTCAACGATTTGCAACTACCagcagaagatgaacaGGATTCATTCGTTATTAATGTCACAAGCCTatcagttgaagaagtagTTGACgaaataatgaagaaaattaaCGCAAGTTTGAGTTGAAAATAccaatggaaatatttcatgACCATAAAACTTGTAACGATTTAATTGTCTATAAATTATTCAATCGGCAGTCATTTGGTCGATATCTatgtatatacatatatgtATGTGTACAAGTTTATCGGAGGATAAAGTATACCGGACCCATGAATCGTCTAAGAGGAGAAGATTCTTTGGACGTTATTAACGTCACTTGTCTATCAAGGGTGGTAGTATCCGAGTTTTTCATTACTTCGTACTTCGCACCTTCCTTTCATAAGAAAAGATGCGTGATTAGCTGTGGTGGCGTatgtgtgtgtgtgtgtttATCTCAAATGAGCTTTCGAATATCATCAGTAGTGTGGTAACCAACTGTCTAGAGTACTGTTTAACGCATTGGCTCCTTGTGAGCCAGTGGTGGGTGTGTTAGAAAGATTAAATTGGGAATATTGCATTTTTAACCAGAACTTCGAGTCATCCTGATTTAGAAATCCATTGGGTGTTATTCCAGTATTGGGGAACGGGGCATTTATCAGGTTGCCATCTTGAATTAATtcgaaatcttcttcactCGAATAACTGGGCAGATTAGAATTACCATCGATATCGTATTCTTTGCATACTTCATCGGATGATTCCGAaagttcttcatcttcctttAGTTCTCTATTTCTAGTATCGAATCTGCTTAGCATATTCTTGATCATCATAGTATCATCGCCACAGATGAAACAGTTGAGTTGGTGTTGTGTTAATGGTGCAACTTCAGCTAGGGGTCCCGAAGAAGTGAAATGCTGACATTTGGAAACGGAATCTATAAGTGATATCAGATCGGTCCTCTTCGATGGGTCCACTTGAAGAATAGAGTTCAAGATACCGAACAGTTCTTCCGATAAGGGCAGAATCTTAGTTAGAACTCTAGAATCGTTGATGAAGTATTTGAAAGTGTTATCATCTTTCTGGTGAGCTTTTAACCACGGGTTTCTGGTACAAGTCAAGTTAATCAATATTATACCTAGAGACCAGATATCACCGCTTGCCGTTGGGAAAACATGGATCCCCAAGTTGTTCTGGTTCTCTGCAGAATGAAGCACGGATGATGGGCAAGAGACTCTTTCCGGAGCCATATAGTACGATGATCCGATACAAACGTTTGCGTTAATGAATGGAGCCGTAGTAGCCAATCCGAAATCGCATAGTTTTACGTTATCGTTATCATCcaacaaaatattctcAGGCTTAATATCACAATGGTAGACACCAACCGAATGACAATGGTGTAGCACTGAACATACCTGTAAGAAAGCCTTCTTCACCAACATACCATCATTACAAAAATGTTGGTTTTCCACAATCGAAGTAAACAGATCGATTGGATAATAGTCCATAACGACGAAAGTAGCCAATGACGACTCCAAAATCTGATGAATCGTTACGACATTCTGATGCGAGTGGCATTTCAGTTGCAATTGCAACTCTCTATAATGAGGGGCTTGTCTCAGTTGATCGTCAGACAATGCCAACACCGAATCCAAATCGATCGTTGGTAAAAACAGTTTATTCTGGAACGACTTGAAATAATGGTAAAGTTGTGTTTGCAAGACAGcacttttcttcaaagacGTCTCAGAGTGAGGAACCAATGGGTCATCATTGGATTTCATAATAGCTTTAATAGCATATTCGTTCTCTGTTATTAGGTCGATAGCATGGAAAACGACACCATAGGCACCGCTCCCAATCTGTCTagtaatttgaaaattgttAATTTGACAGTTGTTTAACATTTAGGAAACACGAATCCGAGGGTTTCTCTACTTTAATCTTGATCGTAGAATACTAAACCTTGAGACTCTTCAAATAAGAGTAGTACAACCAGTCAAtgccaaagaaaacaaaaacaaaaaaaaggacGAGACATATTGTCTATATATAATGCAACAGCCATACCTACCCAACTGAACCACACAACGTATTATCATCACAATCATCCTTCCGATACTATCTGGTCCGGGTTCCACTTTTAGTTTTTCCGTCCCAGAGACCATACATACCAAAATGTACCCATGCAAAGCACCGTCAGTACAAAATAAACACGATTCGGCGATTCTTCGTATTGCATGGTGGTAGCTCCATAGACACTTGCTAGAATACCCGTTTTCTGTTGGGCTGCGACGAGTGTCAGATGACATCGCCAGATTTCCCATGctgaatatttctttttcaccaGCCTtgctctttctttttccatAGAAGGTGCTGCACAAAAAAAGCAAAGAATCGAAGCTCGAGACGAAGTTTATATGTGGTGTGATTGGAAAGAGAGATGAGACGATGGGAAAGCAGATGAAGCTGGGAGCTGGGTTGGGATGTGAGACAGGAACTAGGATAACAGCAGAAGCTTGAAGTTAGGGTAGTGCATTGCGCTGTGGTGATTTATAACGGGATCTGCTCAGGGGTCGAATGAGGTGTCTGGGTTTCGATGCCCACGTCTAGCCAGTCAAGCAACTCTTGAGGAAATGGGTATTATGATCAGTAATACCACATTCCTGCTGCTAAAGCAGCAGCAACTAGTGGTGAACATGTATCTTGTAAGAGAAACTCGGTGTTCCATATTGGGTCTTATAATAGTAGCAGTGGTAGTGGCAGTAGCTGAACCATTACTATAAGCTTTCGATCAAATTTTTGAGGTTTGAATCGAACAACTCGGATCTTATTGGCATGTCCAAGGAGTAGAACGGATCCTTCATCACATAGTCACTGTAAATGCAGTAGATTTTACGTAATATGTTTTCGGCGATGCTGACACTTGTATTGTTCCTGAAATTGTTCGTGCTTATCAGCACGAATTTGATGCCCGTTAAGCTTTGGAATAAGAACATTGAGAACTCATCCGTAATCATGTGTCTGAGTCCACTCTTATTCCAATTCGTGAACGGTTCTTGGAAATAGTCCGGTCCCATAAAACTTCCTAATTGCAAAGGTGCCATCTTGTTCTCGGTACTCACGCCAATTCCAGGGATGTAAGGTACCTGGGTCTCAGTTTTCTGTGAAGACTTGTTACTGATTTGAACGGCCTTCGGTGTGAGCTGGCTGGCGATCGCGAAAACACTGTGTAACGTTCCCGCCAGGATCAAGTAGTCGTTGCTGTTCATTGTTCCCTTTGGTTCGATAAAATTGTGATTGTACACCAAACCACCGgatttgttgat from Kluyveromyces lactis strain NRRL Y-1140 chromosome D complete sequence harbors:
- the ERG10 gene encoding acetyl-CoA C-acetyltransferase (highly similar to uniprot|P41338 Saccharomyces cerevisiae YPL028W ERG10 Acetyl-CoA C-acetyltransferase (acetoacetyl-CoA thiolase) cytosolic enzyme that transfers an acetyl group from one acetyl-CoA molecule to another forming acetoacetyl-CoA involved in the first step in mevalonate biosynthesis); the protein is MSDNVYIVAAARTPIGSFQGSLSSKNCVDLGSAAVKGALAQVPEIDPSTVEEIIFGNVISANVGQAPARQVALAAGLGKHIVASTVNKVCASGMKAIILGAQAIKTGSADIIVAGGAESMSNAPYYLSSHRSGARFGESKVIDGIQRDGLNDAYDGQAMGVHAEKCASDYDFSREEQDDFAIQSYQKAQLAQSQGKFDKEIVPITIKGFRGKPDTQVTKDEEPSKLNVEKLRSARAVFAANGKGTVTAPNASPINDGGAAVILVSEKKLKELNLKPLALIKGWGEAAHEPADFTWAPSLAVPKALKHAGVPDISSVDFVELNEAFSVVGLVNTKKLGIDAAKVNVYGGAVALGHPLGCSGARVVVTLANILNQENGKIGVAGICNGGGGASSIVLERV
- a CDS encoding uncharacterized protein (no similarity), whose product is MGNLAMSSDTRRSPTENGYSSKCLWSYHHAIRRIAESCLFCTDGALHGYILVCMVSGTEKLKVEPGPDSIGRMIVMIIRCVVQLGRYGCCIIYRQYVSSFFLFLFSLALTGCTTLI
- the TRS23 gene encoding TRAPP subunit TRS23 (similar to uniprot|Q03784 Saccharomyces cerevisiae YDR246W TRS23 Component of the targeting complex (TRAPP) involved in ER to Golgi membrane traffic), producing MAIQSVMIINKSGGLVYNHNFIEPKGTMNSNDYLILAGTLHSVFAIASQLTPKAVQISNKSSQKTETQVPYIPGIGVSTENKMAPLQLGSFMGPDYFQEPFTNWNKSGLRHMITDEFSMFLFQSLTGIKFVLISTNNFRNNTSVSIAENILRKIYCIYSDYVMKDPFYSLDMPIRSELFDSNLKNLIESL
- a CDS encoding gluconokinase (similar to uniprot|Q03786 Saccharomyces cerevisiae YDR248C Hypothetical ORF), whose translation is MNDRPTIYVIGGTCGTGKSTIAERVHQRLHENNPKIEFIEGDLLHPAENIRKMSHGIPLHDDDRWGWLEKVSDDSYKKSEECDTCIVTCSSLKKSYRDYIRSKHPEGRFVFFMLYGAKSEILKRMLQRESHFMKADMVDSQFNDLQLPAEDEQDSFVINVTSLSVEEVVDEIMKKINASLS
- the SKS1 gene encoding putative serine/threonine protein kinase SKS1 (similar to uniprot|Q12505 Saccharomyces cerevisiae YPL026C SKS1 multicopy suppressor of snf3 and grr1 mutants serine/threonine protein kinase homologous to Ran1p), giving the protein MLNNCQINNFQITRQIGSGAYGVVFHAIDLITENEYAIKAIMKSNDDPLVPHSETSLKKSAVLQTQLYHYFKSFQNKLFLPTIDLDSVLALSDDQLRQAPHYRELQLQLKCHSHQNVVTIHQILESSLATFVVMDYYPIDLFTSIVENQHFCNDGMLVKKAFLQVCSVLHHCHSVGVYHCDIKPENILLDDNDNVKLCDFGLATTAPFINANVCIGSSYYMAPERVSCPSSVLHSAENQNNLGIHVFPTASGDIWSLGIILINLTCTRNPWLKAHQKDDNTFKYFINDSRVLTKILPLSEELFGILNSILQVDPSKRTDLISLIDSVSKCQHFTSSGPLAEVAPLTQHQLNCFICGDDTMMIKNMLSRFDTRNRELKEDEELSESSDEVCKEYDIDGNSNLPSYSSEEDFELIQDGNLINAPFPNTGITPNGFLNQDDSKFWLKMQYSQFNLSNTPTTGSQGANALNSTLDSWLPHY